The following proteins are encoded in a genomic region of Bradyrhizobium sp. SK17:
- a CDS encoding ribbon-helix-helix domain-containing protein has translation MCHLFAHQPQRDYESQTRSLRIDGHCTSIRLEMSFWDTLEEIAAKEGMTLAKFLTTLHNEVLDHHGEVNNFASLLRCSCLIYRAKANAPAVVPDYRGTTAPIMDAAE, from the coding sequence ATGTGCCATCTTTTCGCGCACCAGCCGCAGCGTGACTATGAATCGCAGACCCGATCGTTGCGGATCGACGGCCATTGCACCTCGATCCGGCTGGAAATGTCGTTCTGGGACACGCTCGAGGAGATCGCGGCCAAGGAAGGCATGACGCTGGCCAAGTTCCTCACCACCCTGCACAACGAGGTGCTCGACCATCACGGCGAGGTGAACAATTTCGCCTCGCTGCTGCGCTGCTCCTGCCTGATCTATCGCGCCAAGGCGAATGCGCCGGCCGTGGTTCCGGACTATCGCGGGACGACGGCGCCGATCATGGACGCGGCGGAATAG